AAGTATTAAgtatacatacataaactagGCATTTGAACTATATAAACTAGTCTCTCACCTTCTTTGCTTCGTtagcagaagcaaactcaaTAAAGCCATTGGAAGTACGCTTACCCTCTTGGTTCAAAGTAAGTTGAACACTAACAACTTGTCCAAAATCTTTGAAGAAATACATAATATCTGAAATTCTAAGATCGACAGCGAGATGGTCAACAAAGAGCGTCCTTTTGCTTACTGATGCAACTGATGACTTTAAGAAACCGTGAGTTTCATCAAGTCTTTCcacagtctcctcctcctcctcctcctcctcctgttaCATATCCAATTCATTTAggataacaaaaacaacaagatgCTTAATTGAACATAATACAAGAtttagattttcaaaaattataccTTCACTGGAACTAAATTATTAGTCTGATCAGAATTTGTCTCCAACAACAACTCGACCCTTCCTTCGATCTGCTGCTGGGgactatcatcagcaaataCTTTCGCTGTCTCCTGTTACATGAGTGAGTAGATATTATTAGAACAGAGTGTACGTAAAGAACAAGAGCTAGGAATCCGACCAGCTTAATGTTAGGTTGTTGTtaccttctccttctcctcctcctcggaTATTTCCTTATGTTTCTTCAGAATCGGTTTGGTCTCCagaacatcatcatctttgaGCTCTCGCTTACCTTAAGAAAaagagcagcagcagcagcagcagcagcagcagcagcagcagcagcagcaacaacaaaggTTAAAAAATCAACAGCAACCTCTTCAGCTGGAGTAGCCCAgacatgtttatttatttataaaaacattaGATAAAGAGAGAGCCACCCAGCAGCAGAGACACAAACCCAATAAATTAGCTTTGTCGGCCGAACTgtccatgaagaagatgaaaacagCTACGTTTATTTCCCGGCAAGAGTTTTTGATGAGGCAGCAATAAGTTTATCGAGAGAgcagcaataaaaaaaaatttaagaggtGCTTCCGACCTCggcgtattttttttttttttactcgttAAGGGTTTTCTCTCTTACTCGTTAAGGGTTTATCGACAGCAGcaataaaaaaagttaagaggTGCTTTCGACcaatgattttgatttattgacTGTTTAGCTGTTTGAAGTTgtatttgcttttttctttctgatagGTTATATATACATTCCCCCATTCCCtccttataaagaaaaaaagaaagaagctgaTAAATAGACCAAGTGTCGAAGAATGAGACAAGGAAGAAACTCTAGTTGCGTGCGAGGGTCCGCGCTATCTAGTATATTCTCGTGAAGCTGTGCTTTGTAGGTCCAAAAGACTAGAGAGAGGCCCAGTTTTATTCATATTGAGTCCGTCGATTATGAATAGCCAacaaataggaaaaaaaaaaagaagaataaaaagttaATGGAAATTCTGATAATCTAGAGGGTGAGAGTAACTTGATTTTCAGTTTTTAGCTTAGTTGATGCCTACagcttttattttaaataatgttactaattatttttgttaataatcaaaatctttttataaatgatccctatatatatatatatgcaagttTACAACCACAAGAggtccaaagaaaaaaaacaaatcttactcgtaaagtaaaacaaagagattatagaaaaaagaaaaagaatttataaaagaaaaaatgtctAGCTAACCATACTTAATTTGACCCCTAAACTAAACTATTTTATCATACATTTAATGGTTTACAATTGAAGACTTGCAGCTAATTGAAAACATATACTGAGGTTGTTCTAAACGGCTATTTTTGTTGCTTCATTTGTACTCATGAATTGTGTCATTGTCATTTAGGTTTGATTTATTTGATaagttttttcatttcttctgtTATCAGGAGATAGTAAAATTAGCTTCTTAATAACTTAGCCATACATTTGGAATTTGGTACACCGCTGAACGTTATGAATCTGACGTTTTCGTTTTTGTCAATCTGGAACTGATGTTACAGATAAACACTGGTCCATGTGGCATTTCCTTTATTGCATAGATGATATAGATGTCCCCCACGTATATCATTAGATATTGCACTTTTACCGCAAGTGTAGACTTGTAGGCTTGTAGCCTGTAGTACATTCAAAACTGTAGTACAACATTCATTCTTcaccctctctttttttctttgttttcttttgctcgGACATATCACGTTTCTATTGGCTCGTTACTTTGTTTTATTCCTTTGTTTCATCAAAATGTGCGTGCCgacgaaagaaaacaaaaaaatttgagttCCACAGAAATGCCTCTTCGAGACTTCGAGTAAGTAACTAGCTAAAGTAAAGTAATTAAGTacataaaaaagagagagactatTTCCACATTTCTTGTCGTTCATAGAAAATCTTGAGTTCATATATTGAATGGTGAATTATAACGTTGAAATAGTTAAGATAATTGAGCGTTTAACTTAGTTATATAATACTAATCGATAAAATCTATGTACCGCTTCAATCATATAACATTGTTTCAAAGCCGGTACGGTCAGATATATTTGAAGCGATTAAGACAGTAGGTTTCAACGTTTTGGACCACTTTTGGATTTTGCATGGTTGGACGATGGATCACTCGATTGACTCGGACCGTGTAATTGCCGACCGTCCTCGCCGTGAAATCTGACAAAAAAGCATCTAATATACGTGGCAAACGCACCGACGACAAAACGCATTAAatacttacaattttttttccttcattaattatctttaaACAACAAGCTCGAATTtagcatcacaaaattaaagcgttaagaaagaaagaaaggtggATTTTTACAAGAACTCTaagcaaaatatattataagaaacaaacagaacaaaagactTGTAAGTTAAGGAATTAGTTGTCCGAATCCCATGTTTTATGTTTCGTGGAGATCATAGTAATCTAACACGATCGAGACCGTTCGTCGTCGATGGTGTACTACTATAGTTGACTGACGGTGTCAAAGGCACAAAGCGGCCTTAACGTCGAGCCTCCAAGCAAAACCACCACCGTCCATTCTCCATACGTCGCAAGGCACCGTGAGTGTAGAGCCTCTCTCGCGATTTTGACACGTGTGGTGTAGTTTCACTTTGCATGTGAATCCAGGAGACGTTAGCATCGGCCTCTCCCTCATCACCAACTGTACGATCACGTGAAAACTATCGCCGCTAGTTATCTCAGGTGAACCTTCTTCCACCGGAATGTTATCCCTAGCCATTTTCCGATAAGCGTCGTTCGTCCACGTGACTCTCCCCGAACCGTCGGATATGAAACCAGGACACGTGTCTCTCACAAGATTCATCTTCCTCTCTTCATCTGACCTCCCTAGGCCGTAACCGTCAATCCAAGCGTCCGTTACACGTTCCACCGTCATACACGACGAAATCACCACCGTCCTCCGCACAACCTCAGCCTTTTGATAAGCCGGAGTAAACATCCCGCCGCCGTCGCTGAAACTCAACCATAATGGACCCTGCCGCTTCTGCTTCTCCACCGTCATCAAATCCGTAAACGCAGGTTTCTCCGGTAACAAAGACAGAGTCACCGCATTAGCCTCGCCGTGAGCAACGGATTTCTCCGATGTCTTCCGCCGGGTGCACCTTTTAGCGTTACTACCACCGTTCTCCTTACTCTGATGACATTTCCTCTTTCTTCTACCAGCTCTAAAAGAAACGTCTGAGCTTCCACTGCCGCTATCTCCGCTGGATACAGGCTTTACTCCGCCGTCACTGGCTGGTTTAGGAGCAATGGGACGAAAACGAAGCATGATACGATCTGCTTTGGAAAGATCGTACGGTCCAGAGCCAATGGCGTACCTAGCTATGCAACACCCTCCCCTACCGTCCATTTTTATCTCTNNNNNNNNNNNNNNNNNNNNNNNNNNNNNNNNNNNNNNNNNNNNNNNNNNNNNNNNNNNNNNNNNNNNNNNNNNNNNNNNNNNNNNNNNNNNNNNNNNNNNNNNNNNNNNNNNNNNNNNNNNNNNNNNNNNNNNNNNNNNNNNNNNNNNNNNNNNNNNNNNNNNNNNNNNNNNNNNNNNNNNNNNNNNNNNNNNNNNNNNNNNNNNNNNNNNNNNNNNNNNNNNNNNNNNNNNNNNNNNNNNNNNNNNNNNNNNNNNNNNNNNNNNNNNNNNNNNNNNNNNNNNNNNNNNNNNNNNNNNNNNNNNNNNNNNNNNNNNNNNNNNNNNNNNNNNNNNNNNNNNNNNNNNNNNNNNNNNNNNNNNNNNNNNNNNNNNNNNNNNNNNNNNNNNNNNNNNNNNNNNNNNNNNNNNNNNNNNNNNNNNNNNNNNNNNNNNNNNNNNNNNNNNNNNNNNN
The sequence above is drawn from the Camelina sativa cultivar DH55 chromosome 4, Cs, whole genome shotgun sequence genome and encodes:
- the LOC104780664 gene encoding uncharacterized protein LOC104780664, giving the protein MDGRGGCCIARYAIGSGPYDLSKADRIMLRFRPIAPKPASDGGVKPVSSGDSGSGSSDVSFRAGRRKRKCHQSKENGGSNAKRCTRRKTSEKSVAHGEANAVTLSLLPEKPAFTDLMTVEKQKRQGPLWLSFSDGGGMFTPAYQKAEVVRRTVVISSCMTVERVTDAWIDGYGLGRSDEERKMNLVRDTCPGFISDGSGRVTWTNDAYRKMARDNIPVEEGSPEITSGDSFHVIVQLVMRERPMLTSPGFTCKVKLHHTCQNRERGSTLTVPCDVWRMDGGGFAWRLDVKAALCL